One stretch of Corynebacterium callunae DSM 20147 DNA includes these proteins:
- a CDS encoding MarR family winged helix-turn-helix transcriptional regulator — MTDAKTEDLASRVRPALTKLYVLYLRRSANSDLSGPQLTILSRLAENGPSRISRIAELEDIRMPTASNALHQLEQLDLVERIRDTKDRRGVQVQLTEHGRAELDRVNKERDSEMAQLLDMLSPAQLERAEDLVDIITELAEVYGNWKEPKSDS, encoded by the coding sequence ATGACTGACGCAAAAACAGAGGATCTTGCCTCCCGCGTGCGACCCGCACTAACGAAGCTCTATGTCCTCTATCTCCGCCGTTCTGCAAACTCCGACCTTTCCGGTCCACAATTGACAATCTTGAGTCGCCTCGCAGAAAACGGCCCCTCGCGAATCAGCCGCATTGCTGAACTTGAAGATATTCGTATGCCTACCGCTTCCAATGCTTTGCACCAACTAGAGCAACTGGATCTGGTTGAGCGCATCCGTGACACCAAGGATCGCCGTGGCGTTCAGGTACAGCTGACCGAACATGGTCGCGCCGAATTGGACCGTGTTAATAAGGAACGCGATTCTGAAATGGCTCAGCTACTGGATATGCTCAGCCCAGCACAGCTTGAGCGTGCCGAAGATCTGGTTGATATCATCACCGAATTAGCTGAGGTGTACGGTAACTGGAAAGAGCCTAAAAGCGATTCCTAA
- a CDS encoding universal stress protein — MNEPLRVLVSCRPEESPGGNSGKPNDSVFEFAAWLARTSEINVRGITTFIRPWPSSSISKLGGKYQKWFKNLDSFYRNQIIKCLKDAGVSKSQWDENVSVFVDGPSESSLLTHAARDFEADLILLGSDATAPKGRFLASSTADALLHSSPVPLGLVPRGVKLSKKGVTRVNYAFTSESEDFGPGLSYAAELANTWEVPLRILSFSPTGLTDSPMSDKLDLTTELSTEWREITLALLDRARDEVLNVYPGLNVSSEIGSGWGWNGAIEALKWKKGDLLCLDSHRTDTFSRVFVGSETMEIIRNSPVPTIIYPGP, encoded by the coding sequence ATGAACGAACCTCTCCGCGTACTTGTATCCTGCCGCCCCGAAGAATCCCCGGGGGGCAATTCGGGTAAACCGAATGACTCAGTATTTGAGTTTGCTGCGTGGCTAGCACGCACCTCGGAAATTAACGTGCGGGGAATTACCACCTTCATTAGACCTTGGCCTTCCTCCTCAATTAGTAAATTGGGTGGGAAGTACCAAAAGTGGTTTAAGAATTTGGATTCTTTTTATCGGAACCAAATCATTAAATGCCTCAAAGATGCCGGCGTCAGCAAGTCTCAGTGGGATGAGAATGTATCGGTATTTGTTGATGGCCCTTCGGAATCCTCACTGCTTACCCATGCCGCCAGGGATTTTGAAGCTGACCTTATTCTGCTGGGCTCCGATGCGACCGCACCCAAAGGTCGCTTCCTCGCTAGCTCCACTGCCGATGCACTCCTGCACTCTTCACCTGTGCCACTGGGTTTGGTGCCACGGGGAGTCAAACTTTCTAAAAAGGGTGTCACCCGAGTTAATTATGCTTTCACCAGTGAAAGTGAAGACTTTGGTCCGGGATTAAGTTACGCAGCAGAACTTGCCAATACTTGGGAAGTTCCGCTGCGTATTTTGTCATTTTCCCCCACTGGCCTCACTGACTCACCAATGTCGGACAAGCTGGATCTCACCACTGAGCTTTCAACTGAGTGGCGCGAAATCACCCTCGCTCTCCTTGATCGTGCCCGCGATGAAGTTCTTAATGTGTATCCAGGACTGAATGTCAGCAGTGAAATTGGATCAGGTTGGGGCTGGAATGGTGCCATCGAAGCCCTGAAGTGGAAGAAGGGCGATCTTTTGTGCCTCGACTCCCATCGCACTGATACCTTTTCCCGCGTTTTTGTGGGTTCGGAAACCATGGAGATTATCCGCAACTCCCCAGTGCCCACCATCATTTACCCAGGGCCCTAG
- a CDS encoding antibiotic biosynthesis monooxygenase family protein has product MSIVKINAISVPEGAGPELEKRFVARQHAVDSAIGFEGFQLLRPVAGEDRYFVVTQWADEASYNAWRDAEKAQGGHGQGAHGSEKKPVASGASLLEFEVVLGSAGNTAE; this is encoded by the coding sequence ATGAGCATCGTAAAAATTAACGCAATTTCTGTTCCCGAAGGCGCTGGCCCTGAGTTGGAAAAGCGCTTTGTCGCCCGCCAGCATGCAGTAGATTCTGCAATTGGTTTTGAAGGTTTCCAATTGCTGCGTCCAGTTGCTGGTGAAGACCGCTATTTTGTGGTCACTCAGTGGGCTGATGAAGCCAGCTATAACGCGTGGCGTGATGCTGAAAAGGCACAGGGCGGCCACGGCCAGGGTGCACACGGTTCTGAGAAGAAGCCTGTTGCCTCCGGCGCCTCACTTTTGGAGTTCGAGGTTGTGCTCGGCTCCGCTGGAAACACCGCAGAATAA
- the trhO gene encoding oxygen-dependent tRNA uridine(34) hydroxylase TrhO, translating to MATGKILLYYAFTPLSDPKAVQLWQRTLCESLNLRGRILVSEHGINGTVGGDIDDCKAYIKKTREHPGFSRMQFKWSEGSAEDFPKLSVKVRKEIVAFGAPDEVKVDENGIVGGGVHLKPQQVNELVEKRGDEVVFFDGRNAMEAQIGKFKDAVVPDVETTHDFIKEIESGKYDDLKDKPVVTYCTGGIRCEILSSLMINRGFKEVYQLDGGIVRYGEQFGNQGLWEGSLYVFDKRMHMEFGEDYKRLGHCIHCDTPTNKFEHCINEDDCRELVLMCPDCFENVETRHCKRERCAEIAADYAARGVDPLVATN from the coding sequence GTGGCTACCGGAAAAATTCTTCTTTATTACGCATTCACCCCTTTGTCTGATCCGAAGGCGGTTCAGCTGTGGCAGCGTACGCTTTGTGAGTCACTCAACCTGCGCGGACGCATCTTGGTTTCGGAACACGGAATCAACGGCACTGTCGGCGGCGATATTGATGATTGCAAGGCATATATCAAGAAAACTCGTGAGCACCCCGGCTTCAGCCGTATGCAATTTAAGTGGTCCGAGGGTAGCGCGGAAGACTTCCCTAAGCTCAGCGTGAAGGTTCGCAAAGAAATTGTGGCCTTTGGAGCTCCTGATGAGGTCAAGGTTGATGAAAACGGCATCGTTGGCGGTGGCGTGCACCTGAAACCACAGCAGGTTAATGAGCTAGTTGAAAAGCGCGGCGATGAGGTTGTGTTCTTTGATGGACGCAATGCCATGGAAGCGCAGATCGGTAAGTTCAAAGACGCCGTAGTTCCGGATGTTGAGACCACCCATGACTTCATCAAGGAAATTGAATCCGGCAAATACGATGACCTCAAAGATAAGCCAGTGGTGACTTATTGCACCGGTGGTATTCGCTGCGAGATCTTGAGCTCCCTGATGATCAACCGCGGTTTCAAAGAGGTCTACCAACTTGATGGCGGCATCGTTCGTTATGGCGAGCAATTTGGCAACCAAGGCCTGTGGGAGGGTTCCCTCTACGTCTTTGACAAGCGCATGCACATGGAGTTCGGCGAGGACTATAAGCGCCTTGGCCACTGCATTCACTGCGATACCCCGACAAACAAGTTCGAGCACTGCATCAATGAAGATGATTGCCGCGAGCTAGTCCTCATGTGCCCTGATTGCTTCGAAAATGTGGAAACCCGGCACTGCAAGCGCGAGCGCTGCGCCGAGATCGCTGCAGATTATGCAGCTCGTGGCGTAGACCCACTAGTAGCAACAAACTAG
- a CDS encoding inositol-3-phosphate synthase translates to MSSKTIRVAIAGVGNCATSLIQGVEFYRDADPAETVPGLMHVKFGDYHVGDLEFVAAFDVDAEKVGVDLADATEASQNCTIKIADVPTTGVTVLRGPTLDGLGDHYRAMIDESTAEPVDVAQALIDAKADVLVSYLPVGSEEADKFYAQAAIDAGCAFVNALPVFIASDPEWAQKFSDAGLPIVGDDIKSQVGATITHRVLARLFEERGVRVDRTMQLNVGGNMDFKNMLDRNRLESKKISKTQAVTSNITDGPLAGKISDRNVHIGPSDHVQWLDDRKWAYVRLEGTAFGGVPLNLEYKLEVWDSPNSAGIIIDAVRAAKIALDRGIGGPILPASSYLMKSPPEQLPDDIAREHLEAFIIGE, encoded by the coding sequence ATGTCTTCCAAAACCATTCGGGTTGCTATTGCTGGCGTTGGTAACTGCGCTACGTCATTGATCCAAGGTGTGGAATTTTACCGCGATGCCGACCCTGCAGAGACCGTCCCTGGACTAATGCACGTAAAGTTCGGCGATTACCACGTGGGTGATCTTGAATTTGTTGCCGCATTTGATGTCGACGCCGAAAAAGTAGGCGTTGACCTCGCCGACGCCACCGAAGCCTCCCAAAACTGCACCATCAAAATCGCCGACGTTCCCACCACCGGCGTTACTGTCCTCAGAGGTCCCACCCTAGACGGGTTGGGAGACCACTACCGGGCGATGATCGATGAGTCCACCGCCGAGCCAGTCGACGTAGCCCAGGCGCTTATCGACGCAAAAGCAGATGTTTTGGTGTCTTATCTCCCAGTTGGTTCAGAAGAAGCCGATAAATTTTATGCTCAAGCAGCTATCGACGCTGGCTGTGCCTTTGTCAACGCACTTCCTGTATTTATCGCCTCTGATCCCGAATGGGCCCAGAAGTTTAGCGATGCCGGACTTCCCATCGTTGGCGATGACATCAAATCCCAAGTCGGCGCAACCATTACCCACCGCGTGCTAGCTCGCCTTTTTGAAGAACGCGGCGTTCGAGTTGATCGCACTATGCAGCTGAATGTAGGTGGCAATATGGACTTCAAAAACATGTTGGACCGCAACCGTTTGGAATCCAAGAAGATCTCCAAAACTCAGGCCGTTACTTCCAATATCACCGATGGCCCGCTAGCTGGGAAAATCTCAGATAGAAACGTCCACATCGGACCTTCTGACCATGTGCAATGGCTAGATGACCGCAAGTGGGCTTATGTTCGCCTCGAGGGCACCGCTTTTGGTGGCGTGCCTCTGAACTTGGAATACAAGCTCGAGGTATGGGATTCACCTAACTCCGCCGGCATCATTATCGACGCCGTTCGCGCCGCCAAAATTGCACTAGATAGAGGCATCGGCGGACCGATCCTGCCTGCGAGCTCCTATCTAATGAAGTCTCCTCCAGAGCAGCTTCCTGATGATATTGCGCGAGAGCACCTAGAAGCCTTCATTATTGGTGAATGA
- a CDS encoding DUF1846 domain-containing protein, translating into MRTGFDRDLYIKMQSEHINERREQIGGKLYLEMGGKLFDDMHASRVLPGFTPDNKIAMLMELKDELEILVAINAKDLERKKTRADLDISYEEDVLRLIDVFRELGFLAEHVVLTQLEDDNYQALAFKQRLERLGIKVAVHRVIPGYPTDARRIVSEEGFGLNEYVETSRNLVVVTAPGPGSGKLATCLSQIYGDHQRGIKSGYAKFETFPIWNLPLEHPVNLAYEAATADLDDINIIDPFHLAAYDKKATSYNRDVEVFPLLKTMLEILAGSSPYNSPTDMGVNMAGYAITDDEACREAARQEIVRRYFKALVDERRDGLDDTISSRVAIVMSKAGCTVDDRRVVASALSVEEATGAPGSAIELHDGRLVTGKTSELLGCSAAMVLNALKELAGIDRSVDLLSPESIEPIQSLKTQHLGSRNPRLHTDEVLIALSVSAANSENARLALQELKNLQGCDVHTTTILGSVDEAIFRNLGVLVTSEPKYQRKALYRKR; encoded by the coding sequence ATGCGCACCGGATTCGATCGCGACCTTTATATCAAGATGCAGTCAGAGCATATTAATGAAAGACGCGAACAAATTGGCGGCAAGCTTTATCTAGAAATGGGTGGAAAGCTTTTCGACGACATGCATGCCTCCCGCGTGCTGCCTGGGTTTACCCCCGACAATAAAATCGCCATGCTCATGGAACTTAAAGATGAGCTGGAAATCCTCGTGGCCATCAATGCCAAAGATCTTGAGCGCAAGAAAACCCGCGCTGACCTCGACATCTCCTATGAAGAAGATGTCCTGCGCCTCATTGACGTATTCCGTGAGCTGGGCTTTTTGGCAGAACACGTAGTACTCACCCAGCTTGAAGATGACAACTACCAAGCACTTGCCTTTAAACAGCGTTTGGAGCGCCTGGGCATCAAAGTTGCAGTACACCGCGTTATTCCGGGTTACCCCACCGATGCACGCCGCATTGTCAGCGAAGAAGGCTTCGGTCTTAATGAGTATGTAGAAACCAGCCGCAACCTCGTTGTTGTGACCGCGCCGGGCCCTGGTTCTGGAAAGCTCGCTACCTGCCTCAGCCAGATTTATGGCGATCACCAGCGTGGCATCAAGTCTGGCTACGCCAAGTTTGAGACCTTCCCCATCTGGAATCTGCCACTTGAGCACCCCGTCAATCTTGCTTATGAAGCAGCCACCGCGGACCTCGACGACATCAACATCATCGATCCTTTCCACCTCGCTGCCTATGACAAAAAGGCCACCAGCTATAACCGCGATGTGGAAGTATTCCCGCTGCTCAAGACCATGTTGGAGATCCTTGCTGGATCCTCACCTTATAACTCCCCCACTGACATGGGCGTTAATATGGCTGGTTACGCCATCACCGATGACGAGGCCTGCCGTGAGGCCGCCCGCCAAGAAATTGTGCGCCGCTACTTCAAAGCCCTAGTTGATGAGCGCCGCGATGGCCTCGATGACACCATCTCCAGCCGCGTCGCCATTGTTATGAGCAAAGCCGGCTGCACCGTCGACGACCGCCGCGTGGTTGCCAGCGCACTGTCTGTCGAAGAGGCCACCGGCGCGCCGGGTTCAGCCATTGAGCTTCACGACGGACGCCTGGTGACCGGTAAAACCTCTGAACTCCTCGGTTGCTCAGCCGCCATGGTGCTTAATGCACTTAAAGAACTCGCCGGTATTGATCGTTCCGTGGACTTGCTCTCCCCCGAATCCATCGAACCCATTCAATCTCTGAAGACTCAGCACTTAGGCTCCCGCAATCCACGCCTGCACACCGATGAAGTGCTCATCGCACTCTCGGTTTCTGCCGCGAATTCCGAAAATGCCCGACTGGCCCTGCAAGAACTGAAGAATCTGCAGGGCTGTGATGTCCACACCACCACCATTTTGGGATCTGTAGACGAGGCCATCTTCCGCAACCTAGGCGTTTTGGTGACTTCCGAGCCCAAGTATCAGCGCAAGGCGCTCTACCGCAAGCGCTAA
- a CDS encoding Fpg/Nei family DNA glycosylase, which translates to MPEGHVIHRLAQELHKNFGDAELEATSPQGRFAREAALIDATPISRAEAFGKHLFVEFESAHPENIVYIHLGLIGTLHFEPATETRGQIRLHLSNGEIAANLRGPQWCRLITDAERSAAIAKLGADPIRDDADPLPIRLKVQRSQRSIGSLLMDQKLFAGVGNIYRAETLFRLGISPFTPGSRIGTAQFEAMWDDLVLLMKAGVVAGRIDTVRPEHTPEAMGRPPRKDDHGGEVYTYRRAGQPCLVCGTPIREQVMEGRNLFWCPSCQT; encoded by the coding sequence ATGCCAGAAGGACACGTGATTCATCGCCTCGCTCAAGAGCTGCATAAAAATTTCGGCGACGCCGAGCTGGAAGCTACCTCGCCCCAGGGGCGATTTGCCCGCGAAGCAGCGCTTATCGACGCAACCCCCATCTCACGTGCAGAGGCTTTTGGAAAGCACCTCTTTGTGGAATTTGAAAGTGCCCATCCGGAAAATATTGTGTACATCCATCTCGGTTTGATTGGCACCTTACATTTTGAGCCAGCTACAGAGACTCGTGGCCAGATCCGTTTGCACCTTTCCAATGGTGAAATCGCAGCTAATTTGCGTGGCCCGCAATGGTGTCGCCTCATTACCGATGCCGAGCGCAGTGCTGCCATTGCCAAATTGGGTGCCGATCCCATTCGTGATGACGCTGATCCATTGCCGATTCGGCTGAAGGTGCAGCGTTCACAACGCAGCATTGGATCTTTGCTTATGGACCAAAAACTCTTTGCAGGTGTGGGCAATATCTACCGTGCTGAAACCCTTTTCCGATTGGGGATTTCACCTTTTACTCCCGGTTCGCGCATAGGTACTGCGCAGTTTGAAGCAATGTGGGACGACCTAGTGTTGCTGATGAAGGCGGGTGTGGTTGCAGGGCGAATTGATACTGTGCGCCCTGAGCACACTCCCGAAGCTATGGGCCGACCACCCCGCAAAGACGATCATGGGGGAGAGGTATATACCTATCGGCGTGCTGGCCAACCTTGTTTGGTGTGTGGCACTCCAATTCGGGAGCAAGTTATGGAAGGCCGCAATCTCTTTTGGTGCCCCAGCTGCCAGACTTAA
- a CDS encoding YdcF family protein codes for MLIVAFFVYPAKAQPHKVDAILVLAGSSDGRHELGAQLVEQGYSDNFVVSNPEGAKDKVGYAHCAGNKRPDGATSYCMDPYPVITSGEARTFNILAQEHGWESVMVVTSRTHTQRVRTMFNQCYGGDSTVYSLPKAINRQALKDAILHEIGGFVKFWITSPC; via the coding sequence GTGTTGATTGTTGCCTTCTTTGTATATCCCGCCAAGGCGCAGCCTCATAAGGTTGACGCCATTTTGGTTCTAGCAGGCTCCAGTGATGGCCGCCATGAACTTGGTGCTCAGCTAGTGGAGCAAGGCTATTCAGATAATTTTGTAGTTTCCAATCCAGAAGGTGCCAAAGACAAAGTAGGTTATGCCCACTGCGCTGGCAACAAACGTCCGGATGGGGCGACTTCCTATTGCATGGATCCTTATCCTGTTATTACCTCAGGCGAGGCGCGCACCTTTAATATCCTGGCCCAGGAACATGGGTGGGAAAGTGTCATGGTGGTAACCAGCCGTACCCACACGCAACGTGTTCGCACCATGTTTAACCAGTGTTATGGTGGCGATTCCACGGTTTATAGTCTGCCCAAGGCTATCAATAGGCAGGCTCTTAAAGACGCCATCCTCCATGAGATTGGCGGCTTTGTGAAGTTCTGGATTACCTCTCCTTGCTAA
- a CDS encoding methylated-DNA--[protein]-cysteine S-methyltransferase — MHHLRYESPIGELLLVANDQGLTYVAFADENYAACTVDSVPGENAILEQAISELGEYFGGKRKEFSTPLQWPSEANFNFRGKVQQHLLSIPYGESRTYKALATELNNTGAVRAVGTACATNPLPIFAPCHRVLRTDGTLGGYRGGLEAKQWLLELEGHSAT, encoded by the coding sequence ATGCACCATCTTCGATATGAATCACCCATTGGCGAGCTACTTCTGGTGGCCAATGATCAAGGCTTAACCTATGTGGCTTTTGCCGATGAAAACTACGCCGCCTGCACTGTTGACTCTGTCCCTGGAGAAAACGCTATTCTGGAACAAGCGATCAGTGAGCTTGGAGAATACTTTGGTGGCAAGCGCAAGGAATTTTCGACTCCTCTGCAGTGGCCCAGCGAGGCGAATTTCAATTTCCGTGGCAAAGTCCAACAACATTTGTTGAGCATTCCTTATGGAGAATCTCGCACCTATAAAGCGCTTGCAACGGAGCTCAACAACACCGGAGCAGTTAGAGCAGTGGGCACTGCTTGCGCCACCAATCCCCTGCCAATCTTTGCCCCTTGCCACCGAGTGTTGCGCACTGATGGAACCTTAGGGGGTTACCGCGGCGGGCTGGAAGCTAAGCAGTGGCTTTTGGAATTGGAAGGTCACTCTGCCACCTAA
- a CDS encoding zinc-binding alcohol dehydrogenase family protein, producing MSVHQDTFRPTMSAVAMLDSLPSDHPDFLIDVEVERPNPGPRDVLVEIAAVSINPVDAKTRMRAGKQETPKILGFDATGTVVEVGKEVTLFTPGDKVFYAGSNQRQGSNAEFQLVDERIVGTAPRNISDTEAAALPLVALTAWEALFDRLGVSADSEGTLLVLGGAGGVPSLIIQLARTLTKLKVVGTASRPESQAWVKELGAHEVIDHSHNLSEQIQDVDYVFSSWTTGREVELAQLMKPQSHLVLIDDPVAPNLGAFKQKSIALHWEFMFTRAMFETPDMAEQGKILNKIAALVDEGKIKSPKNEMLTGLNAASLMEGHRMVEQGKTIGKIVVRA from the coding sequence GCACCAGGACACTTTTAGGCCCACAATGTCTGCTGTAGCAATGCTGGATTCTTTGCCCTCTGATCATCCAGATTTTCTCATTGACGTAGAGGTGGAGCGACCAAACCCAGGTCCGCGGGATGTACTGGTAGAAATTGCTGCTGTTTCCATCAATCCAGTTGATGCCAAAACACGCATGCGCGCCGGGAAGCAAGAAACTCCGAAGATTTTGGGATTTGATGCCACGGGCACTGTTGTTGAAGTGGGCAAGGAAGTCACGCTCTTTACTCCTGGCGATAAGGTTTTTTATGCCGGTTCAAATCAGCGCCAAGGCAGCAATGCGGAGTTTCAGCTGGTAGATGAAAGAATTGTCGGCACAGCTCCACGTAATATTTCAGACACTGAAGCAGCCGCTCTGCCTTTAGTAGCACTCACCGCCTGGGAAGCACTTTTTGATCGTTTGGGTGTTTCTGCAGATTCAGAGGGAACCCTTTTGGTACTGGGTGGAGCCGGAGGGGTGCCCTCGCTGATCATTCAACTGGCACGCACACTCACAAAGCTTAAGGTTGTGGGCACTGCCTCCCGTCCGGAATCCCAAGCCTGGGTAAAAGAGCTGGGGGCACATGAGGTTATTGATCATTCACACAATCTCAGTGAGCAAATTCAGGATGTGGATTATGTGTTTAGCTCCTGGACCACCGGCCGTGAGGTGGAATTAGCCCAGCTTATGAAGCCACAGTCACACCTTGTGCTTATCGACGACCCAGTTGCACCAAATCTGGGGGCCTTTAAGCAGAAGTCCATCGCTTTGCACTGGGAATTTATGTTCACCAGGGCCATGTTTGAAACTCCAGATATGGCTGAGCAGGGAAAAATTCTTAATAAGATTGCGGCGCTGGTGGATGAGGGGAAAATCAAGAGCCCTAAAAATGAGATGCTCACCGGACTTAATGCAGCTTCCCTCATGGAAGGCCACCGCATGGTGGAACAAGGAAAAACAATAGGAAAGATTGTTGTGAGGGCTTAA